A single Rhodoligotrophos defluvii DNA region contains:
- a CDS encoding nitrate reductase, translating into MGMEPAIETRTTCPYCGVGCGLLTRVAADGSVSVRGDPDHPANFGRLCSKGAALGETTGLEGRVLFPEIGGWQASWDESLDLVARRFSEAIARHGPDAVAFYVSGQLLTEDYYVANKLMKGFIGSANIDTNSRLCMASSVAGHRRAFGEDIVPGIYEDFEQADLVVLTGSNTAWCHPVLYQRLLSARRERGTKIVVVDPRRTATTDECDLHLAIDPGMDVLLFNGLLVHLTRSNAIDQDYIARSTTGFAEALSVAMADAPSVHEVAARCGLGAADIRTFYEAFAATERSITVYSQGVNQSAHGTDKVNAILNCHLASGRIGRPGSGPFSVTGQPNAMGGREVGGLANQLAAHMDFGDPEAVDRVARFWNAPNIARSPGLKAVDMFRAAGDGRIKALWIMGTNPVVSMPDASRVRAALQACDFVVVSDVTRTDTTRFADVLLPAAAWGEKNGTVTNSERRISRQRPFLPLPGVARPDWHIICDVARRMGFGDAFAYDGPTAIFSEHAALSGFENDGHRLFDIGAFAAMGEAEYDRFAPRHWPAPCDGARAMRLLGAGRFPTPDGRARFIAVRQEGLACPADARHPIALNTGRLRDQWHTMMRTGRVPRLMSNAPEPTVEISPADAALNGLADCDLVRLEGPWGFARAKVVITDGQKPGTAFLPMHWSGLYAANAAAGTLASPICDPFSGQPELKHAPINIRREEVAWAGVLLSRRDIRPTGFVHWSKRSIEAGWLYELCGTETPDEGILLSQRLLDGFARNRLVEYTDRRGRTYRVAALDEDGALAEALLVAPVGQLPPCDWLTALLASRQPLSPKDRLALLAGRSPVLLPPIGRVVCACFNVGVNQIADAVASGCASIEQIGARLRAGTNCGSCRVEIRTLINADRLNAAE; encoded by the coding sequence ATGGGCATGGAGCCGGCAATCGAGACGAGGACCACCTGCCCCTATTGCGGCGTGGGTTGCGGCCTGCTGACCCGTGTGGCGGCGGATGGTTCGGTGTCCGTCCGCGGAGACCCCGACCATCCTGCGAATTTCGGCAGGTTGTGCTCGAAAGGTGCAGCGCTCGGCGAGACGACCGGCCTGGAAGGACGCGTGCTTTTCCCGGAAATCGGCGGGTGGCAGGCGAGCTGGGACGAGTCGCTCGATCTGGTGGCGAGACGTTTCAGCGAAGCCATCGCTCGGCATGGTCCGGACGCCGTCGCCTTCTACGTCTCCGGGCAACTGCTGACCGAGGACTACTACGTCGCCAACAAGCTGATGAAGGGGTTCATCGGCTCCGCCAATATCGATACCAATTCGCGGCTCTGCATGGCATCGAGCGTGGCGGGGCACCGGCGCGCTTTCGGCGAGGACATCGTCCCAGGCATCTATGAGGATTTCGAGCAAGCCGATCTGGTCGTGCTCACCGGCTCCAACACCGCCTGGTGCCATCCAGTGCTCTACCAGCGGCTTCTTTCGGCGCGGCGCGAGCGCGGCACGAAGATAGTCGTTGTCGACCCGCGCCGGACGGCAACGACTGACGAATGCGACCTGCATCTCGCCATAGATCCGGGCATGGACGTCCTGCTGTTCAATGGGCTGCTCGTGCATCTCACGCGCAGCAACGCCATCGACCAGGACTATATCGCCCGATCGACAACGGGCTTCGCGGAGGCACTCTCCGTCGCGATGGCGGATGCGCCTTCGGTGCATGAGGTTGCAGCGCGCTGCGGGCTCGGGGCCGCCGACATACGGACCTTTTATGAGGCCTTCGCCGCGACCGAGCGCTCGATCACCGTCTACAGCCAGGGCGTGAACCAGTCGGCGCACGGTACCGACAAGGTGAACGCCATCCTCAACTGCCATCTTGCGAGCGGGCGTATCGGCCGACCTGGCTCCGGCCCATTCTCGGTCACTGGCCAGCCGAACGCCATGGGCGGGCGCGAAGTGGGCGGCCTGGCGAACCAGCTGGCAGCGCATATGGATTTCGGCGATCCTGAGGCGGTCGATCGCGTCGCGCGTTTCTGGAACGCGCCGAACATCGCCCGCTCGCCGGGACTGAAGGCTGTCGACATGTTCCGGGCCGCCGGGGACGGCCGCATCAAGGCGCTGTGGATCATGGGCACAAACCCGGTCGTCAGCATGCCCGATGCTTCACGGGTGCGTGCGGCGCTCCAGGCCTGCGACTTCGTCGTCGTCTCCGACGTCACCCGCACCGACACCACCCGTTTCGCTGATGTGCTGCTGCCCGCGGCCGCTTGGGGAGAGAAGAACGGGACGGTGACGAATTCCGAACGGCGCATCTCGCGGCAACGGCCATTCCTACCCCTGCCGGGCGTGGCCCGGCCGGACTGGCACATCATATGCGATGTCGCCCGGCGCATGGGCTTCGGCGATGCATTCGCCTATGACGGGCCCACAGCCATCTTCAGCGAACACGCCGCACTCTCGGGCTTCGAGAACGATGGGCACCGCCTCTTCGACATCGGCGCGTTCGCCGCGATGGGGGAAGCGGAATACGACCGGTTCGCGCCGCGGCACTGGCCGGCGCCCTGTGATGGCGCCCGCGCGATGCGGTTGCTCGGCGCGGGGCGTTTCCCAACCCCGGACGGCCGCGCCCGGTTCATCGCTGTGCGGCAGGAAGGGTTGGCCTGCCCGGCCGATGCACGGCACCCCATCGCGCTGAATACCGGACGCTTGCGCGACCAGTGGCATACCATGATGCGGACCGGCCGCGTGCCGCGGCTGATGTCCAATGCGCCAGAGCCGACCGTGGAGATCAGTCCTGCCGATGCCGCCCTCAACGGGCTTGCCGATTGCGATCTGGTACGACTGGAAGGCCCGTGGGGCTTTGCGCGCGCCAAGGTGGTCATCACTGATGGCCAGAAGCCGGGCACGGCATTCCTGCCCATGCATTGGAGCGGGCTTTACGCGGCGAATGCCGCAGCGGGAACGCTCGCCAGCCCGATCTGCGATCCCTTTTCCGGGCAGCCCGAGCTCAAGCACGCCCCCATCAACATCCGGCGCGAAGAGGTCGCCTGGGCTGGCGTTTTGCTAAGCCGTCGCGATATTCGGCCGACGGGCTTCGTGCACTGGAGCAAGCGATCCATCGAAGCCGGCTGGCTTTATGAGCTGTGCGGCACAGAGACGCCGGACGAGGGTATCCTGCTCTCGCAACGGCTGCTCGACGGCTTCGCGCGCAACCGCCTCGTCGAATACACCGACAGGCGGGGCCGGACCTACCGGGTCGCCGCGCTGGACGAAGATGGAGCGCTCGCCGAAGCGCTGCTTGTGGCTCCAGTCGGCCAGCTGCCGCCTTGCGACTGGCTGACCGCCCTGCTTGCATCGCGGCAGCCGCTATCCCCGAAGGACCGCCTGGCGCTGCTCGCCGGCCGTTCACCGGTGCTGCTTCCTCCCATCGGCCGCGTGGTCTGTGCTTGCTTCAATGTCGGCGTCAACCAGATCGCGGACGCCGTCGCGTCGGGTTGCGCGAGCATTGAGCAAATCGGCGCGCGCCTGCGTGCCGGAACCAACTGCGGCTCGTGCCGCGTGGAGATCAGGACCCTCATCAATGCAGATCGCCTCAACGCAGCCGAGTGA
- the cysG gene encoding siroheme synthase CysG yields MQIASTQPSEAAPQRIRELSVLPVFLDLAGKRAVVAGGSAAAAWKAELLCAAGARVEVYAPPEEVAEELLDLVARGVGATLITTPWDADGLRGAALAIADARSQEEAAAFSAAARDAGVICNIIDRPEFGQFQFGTIVNRSPVVVGISTSGAAPILAQAIRRRIEALLPRSLAQWAGFARDWRDRVAARLQLGSVRRAFWERFVDLAFGPAPNASSHATLDHVLDTASGTKGHGHVTFVGAGPGDAELLTLRAMRALQAADVILFDDLVSGEVLELARREAKRIRVGKRAGRPSCAQHEINSMMVALAKSGRRVVRLKSGDPMIFGRAGEEIEVLEQAGIGYDVVPGITAALAMAARLGVSLTHRDCARSVRFVTGHAKDGGLPRDIDWSAIADPSVTTIFYMAGRKGTEISAMLHAQGLPAETPVAIAAEIGRANETTMITDLAGLPASIAVLDREMTVLIGVGSVFGRRAGSSTRLLGSQHYAPTEQPGLRPGSARPVLPIVLRGGVAHI; encoded by the coding sequence ATGCAGATCGCCTCAACGCAGCCGAGTGAGGCCGCCCCGCAAAGGATCCGTGAGCTCAGCGTCCTTCCGGTATTTCTCGACCTGGCGGGCAAGCGTGCCGTCGTGGCCGGGGGCAGCGCGGCTGCCGCCTGGAAGGCAGAGCTTCTCTGCGCTGCCGGCGCGCGCGTGGAGGTCTACGCCCCGCCGGAAGAGGTCGCGGAAGAGCTGCTGGATCTCGTCGCGCGCGGCGTGGGTGCGACGTTGATCACTACGCCATGGGACGCCGATGGTCTCCGCGGCGCGGCCTTGGCGATCGCGGACGCTCGCTCGCAGGAGGAGGCGGCTGCCTTCAGTGCCGCGGCCAGGGACGCCGGAGTTATCTGCAACATCATCGACAGGCCTGAATTCGGCCAGTTCCAGTTCGGCACGATTGTCAACCGTTCGCCCGTGGTGGTTGGCATATCGACGTCGGGCGCCGCTCCCATTCTCGCCCAAGCGATCCGCCGGAGGATCGAAGCCCTTCTGCCGCGATCCCTGGCGCAGTGGGCCGGATTCGCGCGGGACTGGCGTGATCGCGTCGCTGCGAGGCTGCAGCTTGGTTCTGTGCGCCGCGCCTTCTGGGAACGCTTCGTCGATCTAGCCTTCGGGCCGGCACCCAACGCCTCATCGCATGCTACCCTTGATCACGTGCTGGACACCGCATCAGGAACGAAGGGACACGGGCATGTGACTTTCGTCGGCGCAGGGCCGGGCGATGCCGAGCTTCTGACGCTCAGAGCCATGCGCGCGCTCCAGGCGGCCGATGTGATCCTGTTCGATGATCTTGTCTCCGGCGAAGTCCTCGAGCTCGCGAGGCGAGAGGCCAAGCGCATCCGCGTCGGCAAACGCGCTGGGCGGCCGAGCTGCGCTCAACACGAGATCAACAGCATGATGGTCGCTCTTGCCAAATCGGGAAGACGGGTCGTACGCCTCAAGTCCGGTGACCCAATGATCTTCGGTCGAGCCGGGGAGGAAATCGAGGTGCTCGAGCAGGCTGGCATCGGCTATGATGTGGTCCCCGGCATCACGGCAGCGCTGGCGATGGCGGCAAGACTCGGCGTATCGCTGACCCACCGCGACTGCGCTCGATCGGTCCGGTTTGTGACGGGTCACGCGAAGGACGGCGGCCTGCCGCGGGACATCGACTGGTCCGCGATCGCCGACCCTTCCGTCACGACGATCTTCTATATGGCTGGCCGGAAGGGCACCGAGATTTCCGCAATGCTGCATGCGCAAGGCCTGCCGGCAGAGACGCCTGTGGCGATTGCCGCCGAGATCGGACGGGCCAACGAGACCACCATGATCACCGATTTGGCCGGATTGCCCGCGTCCATCGCTGTCCTGGACCGGGAGATGACCGTCTTGATTGGCGTTGGCAGCGTATTCGGTCGACGTGCTGGATCATCTACGCGACTCCTCGGCTCGCAGCATTATGCGCCGACGGAGCAGCCTGGCCTTCGGCCGGGAAGCGCGCGACCCGTTTTGCCGATTGTCTTGAGGGGTGGCGTAGCTCACATCTAG
- the nirD gene encoding nitrite reductase small subunit NirD, protein MTWFDVGMLEDIPRRGARCVITPLGRIGVFRTADDRVFAIEDHCPHRGGPLSQGIVHGASVTCPLHNWVISLETGEVQGADQGSVNTIPVRVENGRISVALEPNAVAE, encoded by the coding sequence ATGACCTGGTTCGATGTTGGCATGCTCGAGGATATTCCGCGGCGGGGTGCGCGGTGCGTGATCACGCCGCTGGGCCGCATCGGCGTTTTCCGCACGGCTGACGACAGGGTCTTCGCCATCGAGGATCACTGTCCACACCGCGGCGGGCCGCTCAGCCAGGGGATCGTCCATGGCGCTTCTGTGACCTGTCCCCTGCACAATTGGGTGATCTCGCTCGAAACCGGCGAGGTGCAAGGCGCGGATCAAGGCTCGGTCAACACCATTCCGGTGCGGGTCGAGAACGGCCGGATCTCGGTCGCGCTGGAACCGAACGCCGTGGCGGAGTGA
- a CDS encoding CmpA/NrtA family ABC transporter substrate-binding protein has product MTASHRVTAGFLPLLDSALLVVAREGGFAEAEGLELVLVRENSWASIRDRLAVGHFDVAHMLAPMPIAFNLGLAPLATRTIAPLAMGLGGNAVTVSRALWAAMRDNGAGPGFEALSNGAALKRAVDARGDRERLRFAVVHPHSGHNYELRYWLAGCGIAPDRDVEIVIVPPPLMADALEAGRIDGYCVGEPWNTAAVARRVGRIATVKAAIWRSSPEKVLGVSASWADANPDALAALLRALYRAAQWCGDAANHQALAELLSRPDYVGCPAEWLRPALSGEIEAGDDSTVIAADFFIPHARAATFPWKSHALWFYSQMVRWGQIEASAAHEAVARDTYRPEIYRTVLKSLGVALPGANAKVEGALQTPMPVGSAGASLLLGPDGFFDGKTFDPDRLDDYLAM; this is encoded by the coding sequence ATGACGGCGAGCCATCGCGTCACGGCCGGCTTCCTACCGCTGCTCGACAGCGCGCTGCTCGTCGTCGCGCGTGAAGGAGGTTTTGCCGAAGCAGAAGGCCTCGAGCTCGTGCTCGTCCGCGAGAACTCTTGGGCGAGCATTCGCGATCGGCTCGCCGTCGGGCATTTCGATGTCGCGCATATGCTGGCGCCGATGCCGATCGCATTCAATCTCGGCCTTGCCCCTCTGGCCACACGTACCATTGCGCCCTTAGCCATGGGTCTTGGCGGGAATGCGGTCACGGTCTCGCGCGCCCTATGGGCCGCGATGAGGGACAATGGCGCCGGTCCCGGTTTCGAGGCGCTTTCGAACGGAGCGGCACTCAAGCGCGCCGTCGACGCCCGCGGGGACAGGGAACGCCTCCGCTTCGCCGTCGTCCACCCTCATTCCGGCCACAATTACGAACTGCGCTACTGGTTGGCGGGCTGCGGCATCGCCCCCGACCGCGATGTGGAGATCGTCATCGTTCCGCCGCCGCTGATGGCGGATGCGTTGGAAGCCGGCCGCATCGACGGCTACTGCGTCGGCGAACCCTGGAACACGGCCGCCGTCGCAAGGAGGGTCGGGCGCATTGCAACGGTCAAGGCGGCCATCTGGCGATCGAGCCCCGAAAAAGTGCTCGGTGTCTCAGCCTCCTGGGCAGATGCGAACCCGGATGCCCTCGCCGCGCTGCTCAGAGCGCTCTACCGCGCCGCCCAGTGGTGTGGTGACGCGGCGAACCACCAGGCGCTAGCGGAGCTTCTTTCACGACCCGACTATGTGGGATGCCCCGCCGAATGGCTTCGCCCGGCGCTCTCCGGCGAGATCGAGGCGGGCGATGACAGCACCGTGATCGCGGCCGACTTCTTCATACCGCACGCGCGCGCGGCGACCTTTCCGTGGAAGAGCCACGCTCTTTGGTTCTACAGCCAGATGGTGCGCTGGGGGCAGATTGAGGCAAGCGCCGCGCATGAGGCGGTCGCGCGCGACACGTATCGGCCGGAGATCTATCGCACAGTGCTCAAGTCGCTCGGCGTGGCGCTGCCCGGCGCCAACGCCAAGGTCGAGGGCGCGCTGCAAACCCCCATGCCCGTCGGTTCCGCCGGCGCGAGCCTCCTTCTCGGTCCCGACGGTTTCTTCGACGGCAAGACCTTCGATCCAGACCGGCTGGACGATTATTTAGCGATGTGA
- a CDS encoding LysR family transcriptional regulator codes for MIGRPLDLDAVQAFIRIAELGSFTRAAEAMRTTQSAVSLKLKRLEERLGCRLVERTPRYVELSVQGAAFLAHARELLEVHDRAFTIFAGARQRLTIGISDHVAGPELPALIARMNAQDPKLLIEIRIGSSGDLLQGYDRREFDAVIVRLHAGRSDGEILAEEKFGWYAAPGWQHRAGESLPVATMPEPCGVRVLAGQILDEAGVPWTEVFVGGGVAAVSAAVMAGLGIAALARRMLPFGAVDVGPKLGLPDLPRLPIILHSRVKENRPRDALAALSAAFRSAVRD; via the coding sequence ATGATTGGCCGTCCCCTCGACCTGGATGCCGTTCAGGCATTCATCCGCATCGCCGAGCTTGGCAGCTTCACGCGCGCGGCTGAAGCCATGCGGACCACCCAATCCGCGGTCAGCCTGAAGCTGAAGCGGCTGGAAGAGAGGCTTGGCTGCCGGCTGGTCGAGCGGACGCCGCGATATGTCGAGCTTTCGGTGCAGGGCGCGGCCTTCCTCGCGCACGCCCGTGAGCTCTTGGAGGTTCATGATCGCGCCTTCACCATTTTCGCCGGGGCCCGGCAGCGTCTCACCATTGGCATCAGCGATCACGTCGCCGGGCCGGAGCTGCCGGCGCTGATCGCGCGCATGAACGCGCAAGACCCGAAGCTGTTGATCGAAATCCGGATCGGATCCTCGGGCGACCTGCTCCAAGGCTACGACCGGCGCGAGTTCGACGCGGTGATCGTTCGCCTGCATGCCGGGAGGAGCGACGGGGAAATTCTGGCCGAGGAGAAATTCGGCTGGTATGCGGCGCCGGGCTGGCAGCATCGCGCGGGCGAGTCCCTGCCGGTTGCCACGATGCCCGAGCCCTGCGGCGTGCGTGTCTTGGCCGGGCAGATCCTCGACGAAGCGGGCGTGCCGTGGACGGAAGTGTTCGTTGGTGGCGGCGTCGCGGCGGTTTCTGCCGCCGTGATGGCCGGACTCGGCATCGCTGCCTTGGCGCGGCGTATGCTGCCATTCGGTGCGGTCGATGTCGGCCCCAAGCTCGGGCTTCCCGATTTGCCGCGCTTGCCGATCATACTGCACTCGCGGGTCAAGGAGAACCGACCGCGCGATGCCCTCGCCGCGCTTTCGGCCGCCTTCAGGAGCGCGGTTCGCGACTAG
- a CDS encoding MFS transporter, which produces MSQITEAVPVPEPSATRTLSLSTIAFTVCFAVWTIFSIIGVRIKDALGLTDTEFGVLVGTPILTGSLVRILLGVWTDRLGGRLVYTGTMLAAALATFLLAFASTFAELLLAALGVGLAGGSFAVGVAYVSRFYTAERQGTALGIFGVGNVGAAVTKFAAPFVLLAWGWQTVALIWAAALAIMAIVFWFTTEDDPVIRRRRLSGTGQTRSFAGEFAPLADMRVWRFAFYYFFAFGAFVALALWLPRYLVGVYGFDLATAGMIGAAYSVPASIFRAYGGVLSDRIGARTVLYWTFSVCAVCCALLSLPAADYTVQGINGAISFRFAIGPTAFVIIAFVLGLFMSLGKAAVYKHIPVYYPDNVGAVGGLVGMIGGLGGFVLPILFGALNDLTGIWSSCFLLLFLITAACLAWMHGAIRRMERRTAADRTDMLAPAAE; this is translated from the coding sequence ATGAGCCAAATCACCGAAGCCGTGCCTGTTCCCGAACCTTCCGCAACGCGCACCCTCTCGCTGTCCACCATCGCCTTCACCGTGTGCTTCGCCGTGTGGACGATCTTCTCCATTATCGGCGTTCGCATCAAAGATGCGCTCGGCCTGACCGACACCGAATTCGGTGTCCTGGTCGGCACGCCGATCCTGACCGGGTCACTGGTGCGCATCCTGCTCGGCGTCTGGACGGACCGGCTGGGCGGCCGGCTGGTCTATACCGGCACCATGCTGGCCGCCGCGCTCGCGACCTTTTTGCTCGCCTTCGCCAGCACGTTCGCGGAGCTGCTGCTAGCGGCACTTGGCGTGGGTCTCGCCGGCGGGTCTTTCGCCGTCGGTGTCGCCTATGTCTCGCGGTTCTATACCGCCGAAAGACAGGGGACGGCGCTCGGGATCTTCGGCGTCGGCAATGTCGGCGCCGCCGTCACCAAGTTTGCAGCGCCTTTCGTGCTCCTCGCCTGGGGCTGGCAGACCGTGGCGCTGATCTGGGCGGCCGCGCTGGCGATCATGGCCATCGTGTTCTGGTTCACCACCGAAGACGATCCGGTGATCCGCCGCCGGCGGCTATCGGGCACGGGGCAAACACGTAGCTTCGCTGGCGAGTTCGCGCCACTCGCCGACATGCGGGTGTGGCGCTTTGCTTTCTACTACTTCTTCGCGTTCGGCGCCTTCGTCGCACTGGCGCTCTGGCTGCCGCGCTACCTCGTCGGCGTATACGGCTTCGATCTCGCCACCGCCGGCATGATCGGGGCGGCCTACTCGGTTCCCGCCTCCATCTTTCGCGCCTATGGCGGCGTCCTGTCGGACCGCATCGGGGCGCGAACGGTTCTCTACTGGACCTTCTCGGTCTGCGCGGTCTGCTGCGCGTTGCTGTCCCTGCCGGCGGCCGACTATACGGTCCAGGGCATCAACGGCGCGATCAGCTTCCGCTTCGCGATAGGCCCCACGGCCTTCGTCATCATCGCCTTCGTGCTCGGCTTGTTCATGAGCCTCGGCAAGGCCGCGGTCTACAAGCACATTCCCGTCTACTACCCCGACAATGTCGGTGCGGTGGGCGGCCTCGTCGGCATGATCGGCGGTCTCGGCGGCTTCGTTCTGCCGATCCTGTTTGGCGCGCTCAACGACCTGACAGGCATCTGGTCGAGCTGCTTCCTGCTGCTGTTCCTCATCACCGCCGCTTGCCTGGCCTGGATGCATGGCGCGATCCGGCGGATGGAACGAAGGACCGCCGCCGATCGGACCGACATGCTCGCCCCCGCAGCGGAATGA
- the nirB gene encoding nitrite reductase large subunit NirB — translation MTERLVIIGNGMAPGRMLEHLLDAAPDRYAITIFNAEPRVNYDRIMLSPVLSGEKAFEEIVIHGDGWYIANGITLYKGHRIVAIDRAAKTVTSDQGVTEAYDRLVIATGSVPFILPVPGKDLPGVLTYRDLDDVNAMLLAAQSREKAVVIGGGLLGLEAAAGLKERGMDVTVLHVMPTLMERQLDPAAGYLLQKAIEARGIKVVTKADTKAIFGNGRVEGVQLADGSVIPATLVVMAVGIRPNVALAQEAALEVNRGIVTDDRMQTSDPDILAIGECAEVGGNVYGLVAPLYEMARVAAATLAGSGDRRFVHVETPTRLKVTGIDLFSLGDFADGDNREEIVLRDASAGVYKRVVLQENRIIGAVLFGDTSDGAWFTDLQKKQTDISEMRETLIFGQAFQGSASPDPLAAVAALADDAEICGCNGVCKGKIVSTITGKGLTTLDDVRAHTKASASCGSCTGLVEKLMSLTLGASYSPAAIQPMCSCTSLGHDEVRRLIKARRLKSIPAVMQELEWTTSCGCAKCRPALNYYLMAEWPDEYADDYQSRFVNERVHANIQKDGTYSVVPRMWGGVTSAKELRAIADVVDKFAIPTVKVTGGQRIDMLGIRKEDLPAVWADLGKAGFVSGHAYAKGLRTVKTCVGSDWCRFGTQDSTGLGIRLEKFMWGSWTPAKVKMAVSGCPRNCAEATCKDIGVVCVESGFEIHFAGAAGLDIKGTEVLGQVKTEDEAVEVIVALTQMYREQARYLERIYKWAKRVGYDEIRRQIMDDTSRRRAFYERFVFSQKFAQVDPWAERVSGKDQHEFRPLARIPAQKAAE, via the coding sequence ATGACCGAACGACTCGTCATCATCGGCAACGGCATGGCCCCCGGTCGCATGCTGGAGCACCTGCTGGATGCCGCACCCGACCGCTACGCCATAACCATCTTCAACGCTGAGCCGCGCGTAAACTACGACCGCATCATGCTGTCGCCGGTCCTCTCGGGCGAGAAGGCCTTTGAGGAAATCGTCATTCACGGCGACGGGTGGTACATCGCCAACGGCATTACCCTGTATAAGGGGCACCGCATCGTCGCGATCGACCGCGCCGCCAAGACGGTGACCTCCGACCAGGGCGTGACCGAAGCCTATGACAGGCTCGTCATTGCCACGGGCTCGGTGCCGTTCATTCTGCCGGTGCCGGGGAAGGATCTGCCCGGCGTGTTGACCTACCGCGATCTCGACGATGTCAACGCGATGCTGCTCGCAGCGCAATCGCGCGAGAAGGCCGTAGTGATCGGCGGCGGACTGCTCGGGCTCGAAGCCGCTGCGGGCCTCAAGGAGCGCGGCATGGACGTGACCGTGCTGCACGTCATGCCAACGCTGATGGAACGTCAACTCGACCCGGCGGCCGGCTACCTCCTTCAGAAAGCCATAGAGGCACGCGGCATCAAGGTCGTGACCAAGGCCGACACGAAAGCCATATTCGGCAACGGCCGGGTCGAGGGCGTGCAGCTGGCCGACGGTTCCGTCATTCCGGCAACCCTCGTGGTCATGGCGGTGGGCATCCGGCCGAACGTCGCGCTCGCCCAGGAGGCGGCTCTCGAGGTCAATCGCGGCATTGTCACCGATGACCGTATGCAGACCTCCGATCCGGACATCCTGGCCATCGGAGAATGTGCCGAAGTAGGCGGCAACGTCTACGGTCTCGTCGCCCCTCTATACGAAATGGCGCGCGTAGCAGCGGCCACACTTGCGGGCTCAGGGGATCGTCGCTTCGTCCATGTGGAGACGCCGACCAGGCTCAAGGTCACCGGCATAGACCTGTTTTCGCTTGGCGACTTCGCCGACGGCGATAACCGCGAGGAGATCGTGCTGCGCGACGCCTCGGCCGGGGTCTACAAGCGCGTGGTCCTTCAGGAGAACCGCATCATCGGCGCGGTGCTGTTCGGAGACACGTCTGACGGCGCCTGGTTCACCGATCTGCAGAAGAAGCAGACGGACATATCCGAGATGCGCGAGACGCTGATCTTCGGTCAGGCATTTCAGGGGAGCGCCTCGCCGGACCCTTTGGCCGCCGTTGCGGCCTTGGCGGATGACGCGGAAATCTGCGGCTGCAACGGCGTATGCAAGGGCAAGATTGTCTCGACCATCACGGGCAAGGGCCTGACGACCCTGGACGATGTGCGCGCACACACGAAGGCCTCGGCATCCTGCGGCTCATGCACCGGCCTGGTCGAAAAGCTGATGTCGCTGACGCTCGGCGCGAGCTACAGTCCGGCAGCGATCCAGCCGATGTGCTCGTGCACTAGTTTGGGCCATGACGAGGTTCGCCGGCTCATCAAGGCGCGGCGTCTCAAGTCCATCCCCGCCGTCATGCAGGAGCTGGAGTGGACGACCTCGTGCGGCTGCGCTAAATGCCGGCCGGCGCTCAACTATTACCTCATGGCGGAATGGCCGGACGAGTACGCGGATGACTACCAGTCCCGCTTCGTCAATGAGCGCGTGCACGCGAACATCCAGAAGGACGGCACCTATTCCGTCGTCCCACGGATGTGGGGTGGGGTCACGTCCGCGAAGGAGCTGCGTGCCATTGCCGATGTGGTCGACAAGTTCGCCATCCCGACCGTGAAGGTGACCGGCGGGCAGCGCATCGATATGTTGGGCATTCGCAAGGAGGACCTGCCTGCCGTCTGGGCCGATCTCGGCAAAGCGGGATTCGTCTCGGGCCATGCTTATGCCAAAGGACTGCGCACGGTGAAGACCTGTGTCGGCTCGGATTGGTGCCGCTTCGGGACGCAGGACTCCACCGGTCTCGGCATCCGCCTGGAGAAGTTCATGTGGGGGTCCTGGACCCCCGCCAAGGTCAAGATGGCGGTGTCGGGCTGTCCGCGAAACTGCGCCGAGGCGACCTGCAAGGACATCGGTGTGGTTTGCGTCGAGTCCGGTTTCGAAATCCATTTCGCGGGTGCCGCCGGCCTCGACATCAAGGGTACCGAGGTGCTCGGCCAAGTGAAGACGGAGGACGAGGCGGTTGAGGTGATCGTGGCACTGACCCAGATGTATCGCGAGCAGGCCCGCTATCTCGAGCGCATCTACAAATGGGCGAAGCGCGTCGGTTACGACGAGATTCGCCGTCAGATCATGGACGACACCTCCCGTCGCAGGGCGTTCTACGAGCGGTTCGTCTTCAGCCAGAAGTTTGCCCAGGTCGATCCGTGGGCCGAGCGCGTCTCGGGCAAGGACCAGCACGAATTCAGGCCGCTCGCCAGGATCCCCGCTCAAAAGGCGGCAGAGTGA
- a CDS encoding tautomerase family protein — protein sequence MPLSHISLRAGKPDSYRQAICDSLYRALRDALDVPEDDQFMIITEHEGANFRYGAAFGIARSDDLVFIQITVFNTRTSDQKKALFRQIAELLGQSPGIRPEDVFVTLTESAKENWSVGHGLAQFA from the coding sequence ATGCCGCTCTCTCACATCTCGCTGCGTGCCGGCAAGCCGGACAGCTACCGGCAGGCGATTTGCGACAGCCTTTACCGCGCGCTGCGCGATGCGCTGGATGTTCCCGAAGACGACCAGTTCATGATCATCACGGAACATGAGGGCGCGAATTTCCGCTATGGCGCCGCCTTTGGCATAGCGCGCAGCGATGATCTCGTTTTCATCCAGATCACGGTGTTCAACACGCGCACCTCAGACCAAAAGAAGGCGCTATTCCGGCAGATTGCGGAGCTTCTTGGCCAAAGCCCCGGCATTCGGCCGGAGGATGTATTCGTGACCCTTACCGAGTCCGCGAAAGAGAACTGGTCCGTCGGCCACGGACTTGCGCAATTCGCCTAA